GCCCTTCGCGCCGATCCTTCGGGCCGAGCGCTTCGCCGATGTCTTCGACCTGGACGCGGTACCTACCGATGTCGAGGACTGTGCACGATTCATGACGATCTGCCTTCCGGTGCAGTCGTGGGTGGCAGAAAAGTGTCCGGCCGTGGTGCATGTTGACGGCACGGCCCGACCGCAAGTTCTCCGGCGTGAGGACGACCCATTCCTACATGACGTGCTCGGTAAGTACGAGGAGAGCACCGGCCTCCCCATGCTGGTGAACACTAGTTTTAACATTCACGACGAGCCTATGGTCTCAAGCGCAGCCGATGCCGTCGCGGCGTTCCTGCTGGCCGAACTCGACCTCTTACTCCTCGACGACTGCCTGGTGAGGTTGGCGGAGAACTCCCAAGCCAAGAATCTGGCCCGGCTGCTCCGCCGGCAGGACGGCGCCGTCGCCAAAGCACGGCACGCCGCGCTCAACCGCAGCTTCGGCCGGCAGATCTTCGAAGGACCCGGCCGATTCAACGATTACGCACCGAGCACCGCTGATAGCTCCGCGCCGGCAACGCGCACCGCCCCGGCTGCGACTCCCGCATGATCTCTTGTTCCGCCCGTCGTCACCACTCACGATCGGAGACCACTCGTGCTGACCGCAGAACAGATGGACACGTACCGAAGTCACGGCTGGCTCATTATCCCGGACTTCTTCTCGCCTGACCTGGAACAGATCGTCGCCGATCTCCTGCAGATCTTCCCAGCCCCACACGACTATTGGGCCGATCCGAGTCGGTATCCCGAGCTGCAAGGTGGGCAATTCGACTCGGTGCGAACTATTCCGACCGGTGTGCCGCTGCTGGACGGGTTGCCCTTCGACCACCGGGTACGGGACATCGCCGTGCAGGTGACCGAATCGAACGATCTTCGGCTCATGCGCGGGGGCTACCAATCAAAGTTCACTGCAGCCGCAGACTTTGAACAAATCCTCCACCTGGACTACACCAACCACACGCTGGTCGTCCTGCCGGACGAGGAACGCTCCGCCATGGTCGGCTTCTTCGCATACTTCACTGACGTCACCACCGACACCGGCCCGACCATGGCAGTGTCGCGGACGCACTGCGGTCAGTTACGCATCACGGACACACACCTCGAACGCGACCGATGGCCTCAGATCTACGAACACGAGGAACCACTCTTGTGCAAGGCGGGATCCCTGCTCGTATACGACTACCGAACACTGCACCGCGGCAGTGCCCTGCACGGACAGTCCGCAAATCGGCTGACGTTGAGCTTCGCGTACGGGGTGGCGGCACCCTGGCACGGTTTCTACTCCTGGCCGAACCGAGCGGACGAGCCGGCCGTCCGGCAACTCATCGCCGCTCTCACACCGGACGAGCGGGTTCTGCTCGGCTTTCCGGCGGTCGGGAACCCGTACTGGACGCCCGCGACCATTGAGGCGGTCGGCCGGCGCTATCCAGGGTTCGATGGCACGCCGTACCGGCAGGCCCTTGGCGCGAGCTGACAGCACCATGGGGTCACGAACCGGCCGACACGTTCCGGTGATTGAGAACCTGATGCAGGAAGCGGTCCATCTCTGCCGCACGCTGCAGGTAGTGGTGCGGTTCGCCACGCTTGCCATTCTCCGCCGGGCACCCGTCGGCGCGTCGGCGACGTGCCAGTTGGACAAAGGACGCGAAGGCGTCGGCGATGGCCTCCTGACTGCGGTTGTCGGCGATCAGCACGTCCGGCAACCCAGCCACCAGATTGGATGCCGCTCCAGCGGGATCCGCCACGATGAGGATCGGACGGTCGGTGCCAAGGTACTCGTAAACCTTGGTAGGGAGGCGATCGCGGTCGCTATCGAGAGCCGGCAGCACGGCGAACAGCCCGTCAGCGCGGCGCGTCGCCGCCAACGCGTCGGAGTAGCTCCCCGCGGCGGTCAGCCGGACCAGGTGACTGAGCCCCCAGCCGTCGAGTTCCTGGACCAGGTGCTCGGGGAACCCCGAGCCCATGAACTCAAGTTCGATGCCGTCGAGTGCCTCGGATCTGCGGCTCAGTACCAGCCGCAAGGCGCTGATCAGCTGGTGCGGTGTATAGAAGTGGTAGAAGAAGCCGGTGTGCAACAACCTCAGCACCGGGGTGGTGGCATCGGAGCCCCGTTCTGGAGCAGTGTCCTCGATATCCACTCCGTTCCGAATGTGGGCGATTGGCTTGCCTGCTGTCTGACGCGGAAACGCCGCTGCCAAGCGATCCACGTGCGCCTCGCCGTTGACAATGATGGCGCCCGCCGAGGCTTGCAGCAGCGTCGCTTCCAGCCGGCGGGTGAGGCGGTATCGCGCACGGGTCGCCACATCGCTACGCGGTCGGCCGTCCGCGTCGGACGTCCAGAAGGCGCCCACCGTCCACGGATCGCGATACTCGACCACGTAGGGGATCCCCCGCAGACGGTTCAACAACCAGCCCACCGTGCCAGACGCCGCAGGCGGCAACGACACGACCGCTACGTCGATCGGACTGGTGCGGTGGGCTCGAAGAGCGGCGCGCAGGGCAGGAAGCACCCAGCCGATCTTCGAAGACTCGATCTCTCGTTCCTCATACGCAAACCCGCGGTCCAACGACGTTCGGCCGGTTTCCCCGCGCCGGGCGAACCGCTCCGAAGCCAAGCGCAGGACACGGACCGTGCCGCCGACCACCTTGAGGAGCCATCCCAGCCGCCATTCCCGAACTCGGAGCACTGTTGCCACACCGTCAACGGACAGTCGCGGGTCGACTGGACCGGCACCGTGGACGGTGAGCACGGTGACGTCCCAGCCCAAGTGCCGCAGGTACTTCGCCATCTTTACTGGACGCGGAACACCACCTCCAGTCATCGGCGGAAAGAAATAGTTGACGAGCAGGACGTGTCTCGATACTCCCTGCTTTCGATCGGGACCAGGCTGCGAATCTTCTCGATTGGAGTTCACTAGGACAGTAATACACTACTCGGGCAACGATGTCGACATCCTTTATCAACCCCCAACGATCAGGGAGACGGAGTCCTAGACATGCGCGAGGAAGAACGCTATCTTTTCGACCTGAACGGCTACATCGTTGTGCGATCGGTCTTGACCGAGCCGGAACTGGATGCACTACGCGCCGAAGTGCGAGGCGCTGGGGTGGAGGATGCATTGACCACCCAAAAGTACCTGCATGCCGGATTCCCACGCGACTACTATGATGATGCCGAGTGGACGGGCAAGGACGGTTACCGCTATTCCTCAGAATCATTCGTTCTCGACTGGGGACCCGCTGTCCGGTCGCTGGTGGCGCATCCCAAGCTGCTGAAGTACTTGTCCGCCCTGGTCGGGCCTGACTACCGGCTCGATCACGCGTATGGCGTGTTCTCCCGGGGCCGGACCACTTCGCATGCGCTGCACAACGGCGCGACTCCCTTCGACCCTACGCAGATG
This is a stretch of genomic DNA from Micromonospora sp. WMMD1082. It encodes these proteins:
- a CDS encoding phytanoyl-CoA dioxygenase family protein, producing the protein MLTAEQMDTYRSHGWLIIPDFFSPDLEQIVADLLQIFPAPHDYWADPSRYPELQGGQFDSVRTIPTGVPLLDGLPFDHRVRDIAVQVTESNDLRLMRGGYQSKFTAAADFEQILHLDYTNHTLVVLPDEERSAMVGFFAYFTDVTTDTGPTMAVSRTHCGQLRITDTHLERDRWPQIYEHEEPLLCKAGSLLVYDYRTLHRGSALHGQSANRLTLSFAYGVAAPWHGFYSWPNRADEPAVRQLIAALTPDERVLLGFPAVGNPYWTPATIEAVGRRYPGFDGTPYRQALGAS
- a CDS encoding glycosyltransferase, whose amino-acid sequence is MTGGGVPRPVKMAKYLRHLGWDVTVLTVHGAGPVDPRLSVDGVATVLRVREWRLGWLLKVVGGTVRVLRLASERFARRGETGRTSLDRGFAYEEREIESSKIGWVLPALRAALRAHRTSPIDVAVVSLPPAASGTVGWLLNRLRGIPYVVEYRDPWTVGAFWTSDADGRPRSDVATRARYRLTRRLEATLLQASAGAIIVNGEAHVDRLAAAFPRQTAGKPIAHIRNGVDIEDTAPERGSDATTPVLRLLHTGFFYHFYTPHQLISALRLVLSRRSEALDGIELEFMGSGFPEHLVQELDGWGLSHLVRLTAAGSYSDALAATRRADGLFAVLPALDSDRDRLPTKVYEYLGTDRPILIVADPAGAASNLVAGLPDVLIADNRSQEAIADAFASFVQLARRRRADGCPAENGKRGEPHHYLQRAAEMDRFLHQVLNHRNVSAGS